One stretch of Camelus bactrianus isolate YW-2024 breed Bactrian camel chromosome 19, ASM4877302v1, whole genome shotgun sequence DNA includes these proteins:
- the ADAM33 gene encoding disintegrin and metalloproteinase domain-containing protein 33 isoform X10 encodes MGRVGARLGKGISLDGRTDSRPAPAPPRRALPPGPLGQEGCPGSLRAHEVGPRPLGSGRIGRGRGSGRRDGAGSRWERVRAGSRAPEGPEAECRLHWAWVGSHPAGEEPGAAEARRSQLWARGLGELEGRWCWGCRCCCYCDYRGQCGGPRRFKVSKLEEGLVALEVEGRELLLELEKNQGLIMLSSNASYYVHPWPAGDSEDFLTHKIFRMEQLLSWKGSCSHKDPGDKGDMARLSRATQIRERRESLRSPRYLELYIVADHTLFLTQHRNLNHTKQRLLEVASYVDQILRTLDIQVALTGLEVWTEQDRSRVTPDANATLWAFLQWRRGLWARRPHDSAQLLTGRAFRGATVGLAPVEGMCSEESSGGVSTDHSELPIGAAATMAHEIGHSLGLSHDPDGCCGEAAAEQGGCVMAAATGHPFPRVFSACSRRQLRAFFRKGGGACLSNAPDFGLLVPLARCGNGFVEEGEECDCGAGQECPGSCCLAHNCSLRAGAQCTHGDCCARCLLKPAGAPCRRAAGDCDLPEFCTGTSPYCPPDIYLLDGTPCARGRGACRDGECPTLEQQCQRLWGPGSRPAPDACFQVLNPAGDAHGNCGQHSDGSFVPCAQRDAQCGKLQCQGGEQSALVPHTVPVDSTVRLGSREVTCRGAFVLPGAQLDLPDLGLVESGTQCGPQMVCQDRRCQNATFRELELCLIACHGHGVCNSNHNCHCAPGWAPPSCDKSGFGGSVDSGPVQSETQDTFMLAVILSFLLPLLLGASLAWCCCRHPGPCLQQCLWGSRRDPVCSGPKDHPCRDYPLGSIQPTELGLTATGEPQPLELCQSPAATLRSLCPVAKQVKSKSPDPVSGER; translated from the exons ATGGGGCGGGTAGGGGCGCGGTTGGGGAAGGGGATCTCCCTAGATGGTCGCACAGattcccgccccgcccccgccccgccccgcagagCTCTACCCCCTGGACCACTCGGGCAGGAGGGTTGTCCGGGCTCCCTGAGGGCACACGAGGTCGGGCCCCGCCCGCTGGGGTCGGGACGGATCGGCCGCGGTCGTGGTTCAGGCAGGCGGGACGGTGCGGGGTCACGCTGGGAGAGGGTGCGGGCCGGGAGCCGGGCACCCGAGGGTCCGGAGGCGGAGTGCCGGCTGCACTGGGCGTGGGTCGGCAGCCACCCAGCCGGGGAGGAGCCTGGAGCCGCAGAAGCGAGGCGTTCGCAGCTATGGGCCCGGGGTCTCGGAGAGCTCGAGGGTCGCTGGTGTTGGGGCTGCCGTTGCTGCTGCTACTGCGACTACCGTGGCCAATGTGGGGGGCCGAGGCGTTTCAAG GTCTCGAAGCTAGAAGAAGGGCTGGTGGCCTTGGAGGTTGAAGGCCGGGAGCTCCTGCTCGAGCTGGAGAAGAACCA GGGCCTGATCATGCTCAGCAGCAATGCCAGCTATTATGTGCATCCCTGGCCAGCTGGGGACTCTGAGGACTTCTTGACCCACAAGATCTTCCGGATGGAGCAGCTGCTCAGCTGGAAAGGATCCTGTAGCCACAAGGACCCAGGGGACAAAGGGGACATGGCCAGACTTTCTCGTGCCACCCAAATCAGG GAGAGGCGGGAGTCCCTCAGAAGTCCGAGATACCTGGAGCTGTACATAGTGGCTGACCACACCCTG TTCTTGACCCAGCACCGGAACTTGAACCACACCAAACAACGTCTTCTGGAGGTCGCCAGCTATGTGGATCAG ATTCTCAGGACTCTGGACATCCAGGTGGCGCTGACCGGTCTGGAAGTGTGGACCGAGCAGGACCGGAGCCGCGTCACGCCAGACGCGAACGCCACGCTCTGGGCTTTCCTGCAGTGGCGCCGGGGGCTGTGGGCGCGGCGGCCACACGACTCGGCGCAGCTGCTCAC GGGCCGCGCCTTCCGGGGCGCCACCGTGGGCCTGGCGCCCGTCGAGGGCATGTGCAGCGAGGAGAGCTCTGGAGGCGTGAGCACG GACCACTCGGAGCTCCCCATTGGCGCTGCAGCCACCATGGCCCACGAGATAGGCCACAGCCTCGGTCTCAGCCACGACCCGGACGGCTGCTgcggggaggcggcggcggagCAGGGTGGCTGCGTCATGGCAGCGGCTACCGG GCATCCGTTCCCGCGCGTATTTAGCGCCTGCAGCCGCCGCCAGCTGCGCGCCTTCTTCCGAAAGGGGGGCGGCGCGTGCCTCTCCAACGCGCCGGACTTTGGGCTCCTGGTGCCGCTGGCGCGCTGCGGGAACGGCTTCGTGGAAGAGGGCGAGGAGTGTGACTGCGGCGCCGGCCAG GAGTGCCCGGGCTCCTGCTGCCTTGCCCACAACTGCTCACTGCGTGCGGGGGCCCAGTGCACCCATGGGGACTGCTGCGCCCGCTGCCTG CTGAAGCCCGCGGGCGCGCCATGCCGCCGGGCTGCAGGCGACTGTGACCTCCCTGAATTCTGCACGGGCACCTCCCCCTATTGCCCCCCTGACATTTACCTACTGGACGGCACTCCCTGCGCCAGAGGCCGCGGCGCCTGCCGGGACGGCGAGTGTCCGACGCTCGAGCAGCAGTGCCAGCGGCTCTGGGGCCCTG GCTCCCGCCCAGCCCCGGATGCCTGTTTCCAGGTCTTGAACCCCGCAGGAGACGCCCACGGGAACTGTGGGCAGCACAGCGACGGCAGCTTCGTGCCTTGTGCTCAGAG GGATGCACAGTGTGGGAAACTGCAGTGCCAGGGCGGGGAGCAGAGCGCACTGGTACCACACACGGTGCCGGTGGACTCCACCGTTCGCCTAGGCAGCCGCGAAGTGACCTGCAGGGGTGCCTTCGTGCTGCCTGGTGCCCAGCTGGACCTGCCTGATTTGGGCCTGGTAGAGTCAGGCACCCAATGTGGACCTCAGATG GTGTGCCAGGACAGGCGCTGCCAGAACGCTACCTTCCGAGAGCTGGAGCTCTGCCTGATTGCTTGCCATGGCCACGGG GTTTGCAATAGTAACCATAATTGCCACTGTGCTCCAGGCTGGGCTCCGCCTTCCTGTGACAAGTCGGGGTTTGGTGGTAGTGTGGACAGTGGTCCAGTGCAGTCTGAAA CCCAAGACACCTTCATGCTGGCGGTGATCCTTagctttctgctgcctctgctcctcGGGGCCAGCCTGGCCTGGTGCTGCTGCCGGCACCCAGGACCCTGTCTCCAGCAATGCCTCTGGGGTTCAAGGAGGGACCCTGTGTGCAGTGG GCCCAAAGATCACCCATGCAGGGACTACCCTCTGGGCAGCATTCAGCCCACGGAGTTGGGCCTGACAGCCACTGGGGAGCCCCAGCCCCTGG AACTCTGCCAGAGCCCAGCAGCCACCTTGAGAAGCCTGTGCCCTGTGGCCAAG CAGGTCAAGTCCAAAAGCCCAGATCCTGTCTCTGGTGAAAGGTGA
- the ADAM33 gene encoding disintegrin and metalloproteinase domain-containing protein 33 isoform X2, with protein sequence MGRVGARLGKGISLDGRTDSRPAPAPPRRALPPGPLGQEGCPGSLRAHEVGPRPLGSGRIGRGRGSGRRDGAGSRWERVRAGSRAPEGPEAECRLHWAWVGSHPAGEEPGAAEARRSQLWARGLGELEGRWCWGCRCCCYCDYRGQCGGPRRFKVSKLEEGLVALEVEGRELLLELEKNHRLLAPGYTETHYTPDGQPVVLVPSRTTWLRFGAGSLALQDHCHYHGRVRGFPDSWVVLSTCSGMRGLIMLSSNASYYVHPWPAGDSEDFLTHKIFRMEQLLSWKGSCSHKDPGDKGDMARLSRATQIRERRESLRSPRYLELYIVADHTLFLTQHRNLNHTKQRLLEVASYVDQILRTLDIQVALTGLEVWTEQDRSRVTPDANATLWAFLQWRRGLWARRPHDSAQLLTGRAFRGATVGLAPVEGMCSEESSGGVSTDHSELPIGAAATMAHEIGHSLGLSHDPDGCCGEAAAEQGGCVMAAATGHPFPRVFSACSRRQLRAFFRKGGGACLSNAPDFGLLVPLARCGNGFVEEGEECDCGAGQECPGSCCLAHNCSLRAGAQCTHGDCCARCLLKPAGAPCRRAAGDCDLPEFCTGTSPYCPPDIYLLDGTPCARGRGACRDGECPTLEQQCQRLWGPGSRPAPDACFQVLNPAGDAHGNCGQHSDGSFVPCAQRDAQCGKLQCQGGEQSALVPHTVPVDSTVRLGSREVTCRGAFVLPGAQLDLPDLGLVESGTQCGPQMVCQDRRCQNATFRELELCLIACHGHGVCNSNHNCHCAPGWAPPSCDKSGFGGSVDSGPVQSETQDTFMLAVILSFLLPLLLGASLAWCCCRHPGPCLQQCLWGSRRDPVCSGPKDHPCRDYPLGSIQPTELGLTATGEPQPLELCQSPAATLRSLCPVAKVKSKSPDPVSGER encoded by the exons ATGGGGCGGGTAGGGGCGCGGTTGGGGAAGGGGATCTCCCTAGATGGTCGCACAGattcccgccccgcccccgccccgccccgcagagCTCTACCCCCTGGACCACTCGGGCAGGAGGGTTGTCCGGGCTCCCTGAGGGCACACGAGGTCGGGCCCCGCCCGCTGGGGTCGGGACGGATCGGCCGCGGTCGTGGTTCAGGCAGGCGGGACGGTGCGGGGTCACGCTGGGAGAGGGTGCGGGCCGGGAGCCGGGCACCCGAGGGTCCGGAGGCGGAGTGCCGGCTGCACTGGGCGTGGGTCGGCAGCCACCCAGCCGGGGAGGAGCCTGGAGCCGCAGAAGCGAGGCGTTCGCAGCTATGGGCCCGGGGTCTCGGAGAGCTCGAGGGTCGCTGGTGTTGGGGCTGCCGTTGCTGCTGCTACTGCGACTACCGTGGCCAATGTGGGGGGCCGAGGCGTTTCAAG GTCTCGAAGCTAGAAGAAGGGCTGGTGGCCTTGGAGGTTGAAGGCCGGGAGCTCCTGCTCGAGCTGGAGAAGAACCA CAGGCTGCTGGCCCCGGGATACACAGAAACCCACTACACACCAGATGGGCAGCCAGTGGTGCTGGTCCCCAGCCGCACG ACCTGGCTGAGATTTGGGGCCGGGTCCCTTGCTCTCCAGGATCATTGCCACTACCATGGGCGTGTGAGGGGCTTCCCTGACTCCTGGGTAGTCCTCAGCACCTGTTCTGGGATGAG GGGCCTGATCATGCTCAGCAGCAATGCCAGCTATTATGTGCATCCCTGGCCAGCTGGGGACTCTGAGGACTTCTTGACCCACAAGATCTTCCGGATGGAGCAGCTGCTCAGCTGGAAAGGATCCTGTAGCCACAAGGACCCAGGGGACAAAGGGGACATGGCCAGACTTTCTCGTGCCACCCAAATCAGG GAGAGGCGGGAGTCCCTCAGAAGTCCGAGATACCTGGAGCTGTACATAGTGGCTGACCACACCCTG TTCTTGACCCAGCACCGGAACTTGAACCACACCAAACAACGTCTTCTGGAGGTCGCCAGCTATGTGGATCAG ATTCTCAGGACTCTGGACATCCAGGTGGCGCTGACCGGTCTGGAAGTGTGGACCGAGCAGGACCGGAGCCGCGTCACGCCAGACGCGAACGCCACGCTCTGGGCTTTCCTGCAGTGGCGCCGGGGGCTGTGGGCGCGGCGGCCACACGACTCGGCGCAGCTGCTCAC GGGCCGCGCCTTCCGGGGCGCCACCGTGGGCCTGGCGCCCGTCGAGGGCATGTGCAGCGAGGAGAGCTCTGGAGGCGTGAGCACG GACCACTCGGAGCTCCCCATTGGCGCTGCAGCCACCATGGCCCACGAGATAGGCCACAGCCTCGGTCTCAGCCACGACCCGGACGGCTGCTgcggggaggcggcggcggagCAGGGTGGCTGCGTCATGGCAGCGGCTACCGG GCATCCGTTCCCGCGCGTATTTAGCGCCTGCAGCCGCCGCCAGCTGCGCGCCTTCTTCCGAAAGGGGGGCGGCGCGTGCCTCTCCAACGCGCCGGACTTTGGGCTCCTGGTGCCGCTGGCGCGCTGCGGGAACGGCTTCGTGGAAGAGGGCGAGGAGTGTGACTGCGGCGCCGGCCAG GAGTGCCCGGGCTCCTGCTGCCTTGCCCACAACTGCTCACTGCGTGCGGGGGCCCAGTGCACCCATGGGGACTGCTGCGCCCGCTGCCTG CTGAAGCCCGCGGGCGCGCCATGCCGCCGGGCTGCAGGCGACTGTGACCTCCCTGAATTCTGCACGGGCACCTCCCCCTATTGCCCCCCTGACATTTACCTACTGGACGGCACTCCCTGCGCCAGAGGCCGCGGCGCCTGCCGGGACGGCGAGTGTCCGACGCTCGAGCAGCAGTGCCAGCGGCTCTGGGGCCCTG GCTCCCGCCCAGCCCCGGATGCCTGTTTCCAGGTCTTGAACCCCGCAGGAGACGCCCACGGGAACTGTGGGCAGCACAGCGACGGCAGCTTCGTGCCTTGTGCTCAGAG GGATGCACAGTGTGGGAAACTGCAGTGCCAGGGCGGGGAGCAGAGCGCACTGGTACCACACACGGTGCCGGTGGACTCCACCGTTCGCCTAGGCAGCCGCGAAGTGACCTGCAGGGGTGCCTTCGTGCTGCCTGGTGCCCAGCTGGACCTGCCTGATTTGGGCCTGGTAGAGTCAGGCACCCAATGTGGACCTCAGATG GTGTGCCAGGACAGGCGCTGCCAGAACGCTACCTTCCGAGAGCTGGAGCTCTGCCTGATTGCTTGCCATGGCCACGGG GTTTGCAATAGTAACCATAATTGCCACTGTGCTCCAGGCTGGGCTCCGCCTTCCTGTGACAAGTCGGGGTTTGGTGGTAGTGTGGACAGTGGTCCAGTGCAGTCTGAAA CCCAAGACACCTTCATGCTGGCGGTGATCCTTagctttctgctgcctctgctcctcGGGGCCAGCCTGGCCTGGTGCTGCTGCCGGCACCCAGGACCCTGTCTCCAGCAATGCCTCTGGGGTTCAAGGAGGGACCCTGTGTGCAGTGG GCCCAAAGATCACCCATGCAGGGACTACCCTCTGGGCAGCATTCAGCCCACGGAGTTGGGCCTGACAGCCACTGGGGAGCCCCAGCCCCTGG AACTCTGCCAGAGCCCAGCAGCCACCTTGAGAAGCCTGTGCCCTGTGGCCAAG GTCAAGTCCAAAAGCCCAGATCCTGTCTCTGGTGAAAGGTGA
- the ADAM33 gene encoding disintegrin and metalloproteinase domain-containing protein 33 isoform X7 has translation MGRVGARLGKGISLDGRTDSRPAPAPPRRALPPGPLGQEGCPGSLRAHEVGPRPLGSGRIGRGRGSGRRDGAGSRWERVRAGSRAPEGPEAECRLHWAWVGSHPAGEEPGAAEARRSQLWARGLGELEGRWCWGCRCCCYCDYRGQCGGPRRFKVSKLEEGLVALEVEGRELLLELEKNHRLLAPGYTETHYTPDGQPVVLVPSRTTWLRFGAGSLALQDHCHYHGRVRGFPDSWVVLSTCSGMRGLIMLSSNASYYVHPWPAGDSEDFLTHKIFRMEQLLSWKGSCSHKDPGDKGDMARLSRATQIRERRESLRSPRYLELYIVADHTLFLTQHRNLNHTKQRLLEVASYVDQILRTLDIQVALTGLEVWTEQDRSRVTPDANATLWAFLQWRRGLWARRPHDSAQLLTGRAFRGATVGLAPVEGMCSEESSGGVSTDHSELPIGAAATMAHEIGHSLGLSHDPDGCCGEAAAEQGGCVMAAATGHPFPRVFSACSRRQLRAFFRKGGGACLSNAPDFGLLVPLARCGNGFVEEGEECDCGAGQECPGSCCLAHNCSLRAGAQCTHGDCCARCLLKPAGAPCRRAAGDCDLPEFCTGTSPYCPPDIYLLDGTPCARGRGACRDGECPTLEQQCQRLWGPGSRPAPDACFQVLNPAGDAHGNCGQHSDGSFVPCAQRDAQCGKLQCQGGEQSALVPHTVPVDSTVRLGSREVTCRGAFVLPGAQLDLPDLGLVESGTQCGPQMVCQDRRCQNATFRELELCLIACHGHGVCNSNHNCHCAPGWAPPSCDKSGFGGSVDSGPVQSETQDTFMLAVILSFLLPLLLGASLAWCCCRHPGPCLQQCLWGSRRDPVCSGPKDHPCRDYPLGSIQPTELGLTATGEPQPLAPLENSARAQQPP, from the exons ATGGGGCGGGTAGGGGCGCGGTTGGGGAAGGGGATCTCCCTAGATGGTCGCACAGattcccgccccgcccccgccccgccccgcagagCTCTACCCCCTGGACCACTCGGGCAGGAGGGTTGTCCGGGCTCCCTGAGGGCACACGAGGTCGGGCCCCGCCCGCTGGGGTCGGGACGGATCGGCCGCGGTCGTGGTTCAGGCAGGCGGGACGGTGCGGGGTCACGCTGGGAGAGGGTGCGGGCCGGGAGCCGGGCACCCGAGGGTCCGGAGGCGGAGTGCCGGCTGCACTGGGCGTGGGTCGGCAGCCACCCAGCCGGGGAGGAGCCTGGAGCCGCAGAAGCGAGGCGTTCGCAGCTATGGGCCCGGGGTCTCGGAGAGCTCGAGGGTCGCTGGTGTTGGGGCTGCCGTTGCTGCTGCTACTGCGACTACCGTGGCCAATGTGGGGGGCCGAGGCGTTTCAAG GTCTCGAAGCTAGAAGAAGGGCTGGTGGCCTTGGAGGTTGAAGGCCGGGAGCTCCTGCTCGAGCTGGAGAAGAACCA CAGGCTGCTGGCCCCGGGATACACAGAAACCCACTACACACCAGATGGGCAGCCAGTGGTGCTGGTCCCCAGCCGCACG ACCTGGCTGAGATTTGGGGCCGGGTCCCTTGCTCTCCAGGATCATTGCCACTACCATGGGCGTGTGAGGGGCTTCCCTGACTCCTGGGTAGTCCTCAGCACCTGTTCTGGGATGAG GGGCCTGATCATGCTCAGCAGCAATGCCAGCTATTATGTGCATCCCTGGCCAGCTGGGGACTCTGAGGACTTCTTGACCCACAAGATCTTCCGGATGGAGCAGCTGCTCAGCTGGAAAGGATCCTGTAGCCACAAGGACCCAGGGGACAAAGGGGACATGGCCAGACTTTCTCGTGCCACCCAAATCAGG GAGAGGCGGGAGTCCCTCAGAAGTCCGAGATACCTGGAGCTGTACATAGTGGCTGACCACACCCTG TTCTTGACCCAGCACCGGAACTTGAACCACACCAAACAACGTCTTCTGGAGGTCGCCAGCTATGTGGATCAG ATTCTCAGGACTCTGGACATCCAGGTGGCGCTGACCGGTCTGGAAGTGTGGACCGAGCAGGACCGGAGCCGCGTCACGCCAGACGCGAACGCCACGCTCTGGGCTTTCCTGCAGTGGCGCCGGGGGCTGTGGGCGCGGCGGCCACACGACTCGGCGCAGCTGCTCAC GGGCCGCGCCTTCCGGGGCGCCACCGTGGGCCTGGCGCCCGTCGAGGGCATGTGCAGCGAGGAGAGCTCTGGAGGCGTGAGCACG GACCACTCGGAGCTCCCCATTGGCGCTGCAGCCACCATGGCCCACGAGATAGGCCACAGCCTCGGTCTCAGCCACGACCCGGACGGCTGCTgcggggaggcggcggcggagCAGGGTGGCTGCGTCATGGCAGCGGCTACCGG GCATCCGTTCCCGCGCGTATTTAGCGCCTGCAGCCGCCGCCAGCTGCGCGCCTTCTTCCGAAAGGGGGGCGGCGCGTGCCTCTCCAACGCGCCGGACTTTGGGCTCCTGGTGCCGCTGGCGCGCTGCGGGAACGGCTTCGTGGAAGAGGGCGAGGAGTGTGACTGCGGCGCCGGCCAG GAGTGCCCGGGCTCCTGCTGCCTTGCCCACAACTGCTCACTGCGTGCGGGGGCCCAGTGCACCCATGGGGACTGCTGCGCCCGCTGCCTG CTGAAGCCCGCGGGCGCGCCATGCCGCCGGGCTGCAGGCGACTGTGACCTCCCTGAATTCTGCACGGGCACCTCCCCCTATTGCCCCCCTGACATTTACCTACTGGACGGCACTCCCTGCGCCAGAGGCCGCGGCGCCTGCCGGGACGGCGAGTGTCCGACGCTCGAGCAGCAGTGCCAGCGGCTCTGGGGCCCTG GCTCCCGCCCAGCCCCGGATGCCTGTTTCCAGGTCTTGAACCCCGCAGGAGACGCCCACGGGAACTGTGGGCAGCACAGCGACGGCAGCTTCGTGCCTTGTGCTCAGAG GGATGCACAGTGTGGGAAACTGCAGTGCCAGGGCGGGGAGCAGAGCGCACTGGTACCACACACGGTGCCGGTGGACTCCACCGTTCGCCTAGGCAGCCGCGAAGTGACCTGCAGGGGTGCCTTCGTGCTGCCTGGTGCCCAGCTGGACCTGCCTGATTTGGGCCTGGTAGAGTCAGGCACCCAATGTGGACCTCAGATG GTGTGCCAGGACAGGCGCTGCCAGAACGCTACCTTCCGAGAGCTGGAGCTCTGCCTGATTGCTTGCCATGGCCACGGG GTTTGCAATAGTAACCATAATTGCCACTGTGCTCCAGGCTGGGCTCCGCCTTCCTGTGACAAGTCGGGGTTTGGTGGTAGTGTGGACAGTGGTCCAGTGCAGTCTGAAA CCCAAGACACCTTCATGCTGGCGGTGATCCTTagctttctgctgcctctgctcctcGGGGCCAGCCTGGCCTGGTGCTGCTGCCGGCACCCAGGACCCTGTCTCCAGCAATGCCTCTGGGGTTCAAGGAGGGACCCTGTGTGCAGTGG GCCCAAAGATCACCCATGCAGGGACTACCCTCTGGGCAGCATTCAGCCCACGGAGTTGGGCCTGACAGCCACTGGGGAGCCCCAGCCCCTG GCTCCCCTTGAGAACTCTGCCAGAGCCCAGCAGCCACCTTGA
- the ADAM33 gene encoding disintegrin and metalloproteinase domain-containing protein 33 isoform X5 yields the protein MGRVGARLGKGISLDGRTDSRPAPAPPRRALPPGPLGQEGCPGSLRAHEVGPRPLGSGRIGRGRGSGRRDGAGSRWERVRAGSRAPEGPEAECRLHWAWVGSHPAGEEPGAAEARRSQLWARGLGELEGRWCWGCRCCCYCDYRGQCGGPRRFKVSKLEEGLVALEVEGRELLLELEKNHRLLAPGYTETHYTPDGQPVVLVPSRTDHCHYHGRVRGFPDSWVVLSTCSGMRGLIMLSSNASYYVHPWPAGDSEDFLTHKIFRMEQLLSWKGSCSHKDPGDKGDMARLSRATQIRERRESLRSPRYLELYIVADHTLFLTQHRNLNHTKQRLLEVASYVDQILRTLDIQVALTGLEVWTEQDRSRVTPDANATLWAFLQWRRGLWARRPHDSAQLLTGRAFRGATVGLAPVEGMCSEESSGGVSTDHSELPIGAAATMAHEIGHSLGLSHDPDGCCGEAAAEQGGCVMAAATGHPFPRVFSACSRRQLRAFFRKGGGACLSNAPDFGLLVPLARCGNGFVEEGEECDCGAGQECPGSCCLAHNCSLRAGAQCTHGDCCARCLLKPAGAPCRRAAGDCDLPEFCTGTSPYCPPDIYLLDGTPCARGRGACRDGECPTLEQQCQRLWGPGSRPAPDACFQVLNPAGDAHGNCGQHSDGSFVPCAQRDAQCGKLQCQGGEQSALVPHTVPVDSTVRLGSREVTCRGAFVLPGAQLDLPDLGLVESGTQCGPQMVCQDRRCQNATFRELELCLIACHGHGVCNSNHNCHCAPGWAPPSCDKSGFGGSVDSGPVQSETQDTFMLAVILSFLLPLLLGASLAWCCCRHPGPCLQQCLWGSRRDPVCSGPKDHPCRDYPLGSIQPTELGLTATGEPQPLELCQSPAATLRSLCPVAKQVKSKSPDPVSGER from the exons ATGGGGCGGGTAGGGGCGCGGTTGGGGAAGGGGATCTCCCTAGATGGTCGCACAGattcccgccccgcccccgccccgccccgcagagCTCTACCCCCTGGACCACTCGGGCAGGAGGGTTGTCCGGGCTCCCTGAGGGCACACGAGGTCGGGCCCCGCCCGCTGGGGTCGGGACGGATCGGCCGCGGTCGTGGTTCAGGCAGGCGGGACGGTGCGGGGTCACGCTGGGAGAGGGTGCGGGCCGGGAGCCGGGCACCCGAGGGTCCGGAGGCGGAGTGCCGGCTGCACTGGGCGTGGGTCGGCAGCCACCCAGCCGGGGAGGAGCCTGGAGCCGCAGAAGCGAGGCGTTCGCAGCTATGGGCCCGGGGTCTCGGAGAGCTCGAGGGTCGCTGGTGTTGGGGCTGCCGTTGCTGCTGCTACTGCGACTACCGTGGCCAATGTGGGGGGCCGAGGCGTTTCAAG GTCTCGAAGCTAGAAGAAGGGCTGGTGGCCTTGGAGGTTGAAGGCCGGGAGCTCCTGCTCGAGCTGGAGAAGAACCA CAGGCTGCTGGCCCCGGGATACACAGAAACCCACTACACACCAGATGGGCAGCCAGTGGTGCTGGTCCCCAGCCGCACG GATCATTGCCACTACCATGGGCGTGTGAGGGGCTTCCCTGACTCCTGGGTAGTCCTCAGCACCTGTTCTGGGATGAG GGGCCTGATCATGCTCAGCAGCAATGCCAGCTATTATGTGCATCCCTGGCCAGCTGGGGACTCTGAGGACTTCTTGACCCACAAGATCTTCCGGATGGAGCAGCTGCTCAGCTGGAAAGGATCCTGTAGCCACAAGGACCCAGGGGACAAAGGGGACATGGCCAGACTTTCTCGTGCCACCCAAATCAGG GAGAGGCGGGAGTCCCTCAGAAGTCCGAGATACCTGGAGCTGTACATAGTGGCTGACCACACCCTG TTCTTGACCCAGCACCGGAACTTGAACCACACCAAACAACGTCTTCTGGAGGTCGCCAGCTATGTGGATCAG ATTCTCAGGACTCTGGACATCCAGGTGGCGCTGACCGGTCTGGAAGTGTGGACCGAGCAGGACCGGAGCCGCGTCACGCCAGACGCGAACGCCACGCTCTGGGCTTTCCTGCAGTGGCGCCGGGGGCTGTGGGCGCGGCGGCCACACGACTCGGCGCAGCTGCTCAC GGGCCGCGCCTTCCGGGGCGCCACCGTGGGCCTGGCGCCCGTCGAGGGCATGTGCAGCGAGGAGAGCTCTGGAGGCGTGAGCACG GACCACTCGGAGCTCCCCATTGGCGCTGCAGCCACCATGGCCCACGAGATAGGCCACAGCCTCGGTCTCAGCCACGACCCGGACGGCTGCTgcggggaggcggcggcggagCAGGGTGGCTGCGTCATGGCAGCGGCTACCGG GCATCCGTTCCCGCGCGTATTTAGCGCCTGCAGCCGCCGCCAGCTGCGCGCCTTCTTCCGAAAGGGGGGCGGCGCGTGCCTCTCCAACGCGCCGGACTTTGGGCTCCTGGTGCCGCTGGCGCGCTGCGGGAACGGCTTCGTGGAAGAGGGCGAGGAGTGTGACTGCGGCGCCGGCCAG GAGTGCCCGGGCTCCTGCTGCCTTGCCCACAACTGCTCACTGCGTGCGGGGGCCCAGTGCACCCATGGGGACTGCTGCGCCCGCTGCCTG CTGAAGCCCGCGGGCGCGCCATGCCGCCGGGCTGCAGGCGACTGTGACCTCCCTGAATTCTGCACGGGCACCTCCCCCTATTGCCCCCCTGACATTTACCTACTGGACGGCACTCCCTGCGCCAGAGGCCGCGGCGCCTGCCGGGACGGCGAGTGTCCGACGCTCGAGCAGCAGTGCCAGCGGCTCTGGGGCCCTG GCTCCCGCCCAGCCCCGGATGCCTGTTTCCAGGTCTTGAACCCCGCAGGAGACGCCCACGGGAACTGTGGGCAGCACAGCGACGGCAGCTTCGTGCCTTGTGCTCAGAG GGATGCACAGTGTGGGAAACTGCAGTGCCAGGGCGGGGAGCAGAGCGCACTGGTACCACACACGGTGCCGGTGGACTCCACCGTTCGCCTAGGCAGCCGCGAAGTGACCTGCAGGGGTGCCTTCGTGCTGCCTGGTGCCCAGCTGGACCTGCCTGATTTGGGCCTGGTAGAGTCAGGCACCCAATGTGGACCTCAGATG GTGTGCCAGGACAGGCGCTGCCAGAACGCTACCTTCCGAGAGCTGGAGCTCTGCCTGATTGCTTGCCATGGCCACGGG GTTTGCAATAGTAACCATAATTGCCACTGTGCTCCAGGCTGGGCTCCGCCTTCCTGTGACAAGTCGGGGTTTGGTGGTAGTGTGGACAGTGGTCCAGTGCAGTCTGAAA CCCAAGACACCTTCATGCTGGCGGTGATCCTTagctttctgctgcctctgctcctcGGGGCCAGCCTGGCCTGGTGCTGCTGCCGGCACCCAGGACCCTGTCTCCAGCAATGCCTCTGGGGTTCAAGGAGGGACCCTGTGTGCAGTGG GCCCAAAGATCACCCATGCAGGGACTACCCTCTGGGCAGCATTCAGCCCACGGAGTTGGGCCTGACAGCCACTGGGGAGCCCCAGCCCCTGG AACTCTGCCAGAGCCCAGCAGCCACCTTGAGAAGCCTGTGCCCTGTGGCCAAG CAGGTCAAGTCCAAAAGCCCAGATCCTGTCTCTGGTGAAAGGTGA